Proteins co-encoded in one Erinaceus europaeus chromosome 2, mEriEur2.1, whole genome shotgun sequence genomic window:
- the TERF2IP gene encoding telomeric repeat-binding factor 2-interacting protein 1 has translation MAEAMDLSKDPNGPTHSSTLFVREDGASMSFYVRPSPAKRRLATLILHGGGTLCRVQEPGAVLLAQPGEAAAEAAGDFISTQYILDCVERNARLDLDAYRLGPAPAGDPVSEAKAAGAAAAGSEPPPLTGRMRFTDADDVAILTYVKENARSPSSVTGNALWKAMEKSSHSRHSWQALKDRYLKHLRGQEHKYLQGDAPVSPSAQKLKRKAEQDPEAADSGEPQNKRTPDLPDEEFVKEEIQENKAAVKKMLVEATREFEEIVVDESPDFEIHITMCDDDPPEEDSETQPEEEEEEEEEEKVSPPEVGAAIKIIRQLMEKFNLDLSTVTQAFLKNSGELEATSSFLESGQRADGYPIWSRQDDLDLQKDDEASRDALVKKFGAQNVARRIEFRKK, from the exons ATGGCCGAGGCGATGGATTTGAGCAAAGACCCCAACGGGCCCACTCACTCCTCGACTCTGTTCGTGAGGGAGGATGGCGCCTCCATGTCCTTCTACGTGCGTCCCAGCCCGGCCAAGCGCCGGCTGGCGACGCTCATCCTGCACGGCGGCGGCACCCTGTGCCGGGTGCAGGAGCCGGGCGCCGTGTTGCTCGCTCAGCCCGGGGAGGCGGCGGCCGAGGCCGCGGGCGACTTCATCTCCACGCAGTACATCCTGGACTGTGTGGAGCGCAACGCGAGGCTAGACCTGGACGCCTATCGCCTGGGCCCGGCGCCCGCGGGCGACCCCGTGTCGGAGGCGAAGGCCGCGGGCGCAGCCGCCGCGGGCTCCGAGCCGCCGCCGCTCACGGGCCGGATGCGCTTCACGGACGCGGACGACGTGGCCATCTTGACCTACGTGAAGGAAAACGCCCGTTCGCCCAGCTCGGTGACCGGGAACGCACTGTGGAAAGCCATGGAGAAGAGCTCGCACTCGCGGCACTCGTGGCAGGCCCTCAAGGACCGCTACCTCAAGCACCTGCGGGGCCAGGAGCACAAGTACCTGCAGGGCGACGCCCCCGTCAGCCCCTCGGCCCAGAAACTCAAGCGGAAAGCCGAGCAGGACCCCGAGGCGGCGGATAGCGGGG AACCACAGAATAAGAGAACTCCAGACTTGCCTGACGAAGAATTTGTAAAAGAAGAGATCCAGGAGAATAAAGCAGCAGTCAAAAAGATGCTTGTAGAAGCCACCCGGGAGTTTGAGGAGATTGTG GTAGATGAGAGCCCTGATTTTgaaatacacattacaatgtgtgatGATGATCCACCTGAAGAAGACTCAGAAACACAgcctgaagaggaggaggaggaagaggaggaagaaaaagtttCTCCACCAGAGGTGGGAGCTGCCATTAAGATCATCCGACAGTTAATGGAAAAGTTTAATTTAGATCTATCAACAGTTACACAAGCCTTCCTTAAAAATAGTGGTGAGTTGGAGGCTACATCCTCCTTTTTAGAATCTGGCCAGAGAGCTGATGGGTATCCCATTTGGTCCCGACAGGATGACTTAGATTTGCAAAAAGATGATGAAGCTTCCCGAGAtgcactggtaaaaaaatttGGTGCTCAGAACGTTGCTCGGAGGATTGAATTTCGTAAGAAATAA